In Granulicella mallensis MP5ACTX8, the sequence CGTGGGTCCGGGCGTCGGATTACTTGGGGAAGAAAAAGTCACCGTGCGTCGTACACATATGATTGCCGAGCGCTCTCAAATCCTATTTCCTCGCTACCTTTTCAACTAGCTTGATGCTGCCCCAAACGATGGCATAGTCTGCTACTCCGACAGGCAGAAGTGTAATGCCGGGATAGCTCTTGCTTGTCCAAGGAACGAGCAGAACGAGAGAAGCCTGAAAAGCGACCGTGATCGACAGCGTTACCCAAAACCATGTGTACTCTTTCAAATCCCAGCAAGCTCTAGCAGTTAAAACCACAACTCCAACCGCGATCAGGGCGGCTCGCCCCCTCCCTGGAGCACCCAGATATACAAACAAAACAAAAAACGGTAGACCGCACAAGAGAGCTATAAGAACCCATTTTCGATTAAGTAGATTGGAAGATTTAGTATTTTTTGATTCAACCACTAGTGACCCGCCTCACATGCCTGGTAGGCTTTGTAGGTACCCGTGCAAATTGCTCGACTCGTCATAAGTCTGGAAGGGAACCAGCCCGGGCTGTTGTTGTGCTGTGGACAAGACCGGGATAGAGAAAAGACAGACGAAAGGGCAGAGCTTCCAAAGTCTCACGATGATCTCCGATTTGCGGTCAACGAACCACGCGAGGCCATTCCAGGCACACTTATAGCAAGGTTTAGTCGATTTTTCTAAACTGCTTTTGGGAACACGGGGCACGGGACGTATTATTTGCGACAGTAAACGATCTATCGTTTGCAAACGGTTGTATCTCTGTTTTTGAGTTGACCAAGAAGATCACGATGAAGTCGATTAGTTGTCACAGTTTTGTCTTGATTTTGTCATTGCGCTTGACGGCGAGGAAATAGAAACGCTCTCGCGAATATTGTTGATGTGCGCGGGAAGCAGTTTCCTTCCATTCGCTTCGTTCGGTTGGAATGACAGAAAAGCAGAAGCAACGACAAAAGCAAAAGCAACGACAAAAGCAGAAGCAGATTCCCTACGGGAATGACAAGCCAGAAAAGCAAAAGCAAAAGCAAAAGACAAAGAATGGTAGTGACACGGCAAACAGAAAGCCCCGGATTTCTCCGGGGCTTTCTGTTTACTGCTATTGCTTGTTGGTGGAGGCTTAGTACATGCCGTCCATGCCGCCGCCGCCGTGGTTGTGTCCGCCGCCCGCTGCTTCCTTCTTCTCGGGAATCTCGGCGATCATGGCTTCGGTGGTGAGCATCAGGCCTGAGATCGACGCGGCGTTCTGCAGGGCAGTGCGCGTAACCTTGGTCGGATCGATGACGCCGGCCTTGACCAGGTCCTCGTAGGCGCCGGTTCCGGCGTTATAGCCGAAGTTCGGGTCCTTCGATTCGTGGATCTTGCCGATGACGACCGCACCCTCTTCGCCCGCGTTGTGGACGATCATGCGCAACGGCTCTTCGATGGCGCGGCGAATGATCTGCGCGCCGACCTTCTCGTCACCCTCGAGCTTCGCGATGAGAGCGTCGACAGCCTTGGCGCAACGCACCAGAGCCACGCCGCCGCCCGGGACGATGCCTTCTTCGACGGCTGCACGAGTTGCATGCATCGCGTCTTCGACACGGGCCTTCTTCTCCTTCATCTCGGTCTCGGTAGCTGCACCGACCTTGATGACTGCAACGCCGCCAACCAGCTTGGCGAGGCGCTCCTGGAGCTTCTCACGGTCGTAGTCGGAGGTGGTCTTCTCGACCTGAGCGCGGATCTCCTTGACGCGGCCTTCGATCTTGGAGTCCTCACCGCCGCCGTCGACGATGGTGGTGTTGTCCTTGTCGATGGTGATGCGCTTGGCGGTGCCGAGGTCTTCGATCTTGACGCCCTCGAGCTTGATGCCGAGGTCTTCAGTGATCGCCTTGCCGCCCGTCAGGACAGCGATGTCCTCGAGCATGGCCTTGCGGCGGTCGCCGAAGCCGGGAGCCTTGACGGCAGCGACATTCAGGGTTCCACGCAGCTTGTTGACCACGAGAGTTGCGAGAGCCTCGCCGTCCACGTCCTCTGCGATGATGAGCAGCGGCTTGGCGGTGCGAGCGATCTGCTCGAGCAGGGGGAGCAGGTCCTTCATCGTGGAGATCTTCTTCTCATAGATGAGGATGTAGGGGTTCTCGAGGGCTGCTTCCATGCGCTCTGCGTCGGTGACGAAGTAGGGCGAGAGGTAGCCGCGATCGAACTGCATGCCTTCGACGACGTCGAGCTGCGTTTCCATCGTGCGCGACTCTTCGACGGTGATGACGCCGTCCTTGCCGACCTTCTTCATCGCCGCGGCGATGATGGTGCCGATCTGCTCGTCCGAGTTGGCCGAGATGGTACCGACCTGGGCGATCATGTCGCCCGAGACGGGCTTGGAGAGCTCGCTGAGAGCGCCGCCGATGACAACGCCGTGCTCGTCGCGCTTGCCGATGATGGCCTCAACAGCCTTGTCGATGCCGCGCTTCAGCGCCATCGGGTTTGCACCGGCGGCGACAGTCTTGACGCCCTCGCGGTAGATGGCCTGGGCCAGAACGGTGGCGGTGGTGGTGCCGTCGCCGGCAACGTCGGAGGTCTTCGAAGCGACTTCCTTCACCATCTGCGCGCCCATGTTCTCGAGGCCCTCGGGCAGCTCGATCTCCTTGGCAACGGTGACGCCGTCCTTGGTGATGGTGGGGGAACCGAACTTCTTCTCGATGACGACGTTGCGGCCCTTGGGACCGAGCGTCACCTTCACTGCGTTGGCGAGCGTGTTAACACCACGCAGGATCGCCTGACGCGAATCTTCTCCATGCAGAATCTGCTTTGCCATGTGTTTCTTCTCCTCGCGGCGGATGAGGCCGCGTTGATATTGACTCCGGGGCTAAAGCCCCGAATCTTTGAATCTGTCCGGCACGGCTGACGCCATGCCCTAACGAAACCGGATGTATCGCAGCGCCTTGCGGCGTGCGCAGCACTTACTTCTTGAGGATGCCGAGGACTTCTTCTTCGCGCATGATGAGGAACTCTTCACCATCGAGCTTGATCTCGGTGCCGGAGTACTTACCGAAGAGGATGGTGTCGCCAGCCTTGACGTCGAGCGGGAAGACCTTGCCTTCATCGTTGGACTTGCCCTTGCCAACCGAGACAACCTCACCCTGCTGGGGCTTTTCCTTGGCCGAATCGGGAATGATGATGCCGCCGCGGATGCTCTCGCCCTCTTCCAGACGACGAACCAGGATGCGGTCATGCAACGGCGTAAACGAAGTAGCTGCCATATTCTTGAATCTCCTTATTGCTGTTTCGAAAGAGTTGGACCACCCTGCGATGGTCTTTTGGCACTCTCGACTGCCGAGTGCTAATGTATGCCAATCGTGAGGCATAGTCAATTACAAGACGGTAAATATGAGTGAAACTCGCGCATATTCTAGAAATGTGTGAGGGGATGAGGAGCGATATGCCAAATCTTCGCCTTCGCGATAAAATGCCCCAATGATGTTTGCTTCTCTTCGCCTTAGGGCTCAAATGATGGTTGGTGTGGGATTGCTGACGGTTTTACCGGCGGCTGTCCAGGGACAGGACTCCCAGCACGGCCGCAAGTACAAACCGCCACCACCGATCGCGCACATCGTTGTGACGGTCGAAAAGGGCTTCAACAGCAAGCCCCTGATCAATGCGGCGGTGGTCTTCCGCTCCTCGAAGGACGGCAAGGACAACGGAAATCTTGAGGTCAAGACGGACTCTGAAGGCCGTGCCACGATGGATCTGATCGAGGTTGGGAGCCATGTGACGGTGCAGGTGATCGCGAACGGTTTTGCGACCCAGGCGCAGGAGTTCGATGCGACGATGGACGACAAAGAGATCCTCATCAAGATGCAGCGGCCCCGTGCGCAGGTATCGGATTACGTGGATAACGATGGCAAGCCCGCGCAACGGCCGGCTGGAACCCAGGAGCATGTAGTGGCTCCGCCGGCAACCAATCCTCCGGCCACGACGACGCCTCCCACGGAATCGCCGAAGTGATGGAGGGAGCTAAGCCTCTTGCCGGCAAGCGGGCACTCGTAACCGGCGGTGCACGGCGAATCGGACGCGCGCTGGCCCTGGCCTTGGCCAAGGCGGGCGCGAATGTCGCCATTACCTATCGCGGCTCGACGGAAGAGGCTGAGCAGACGGTATCGGACCTGCGCGAACTTGGCGTCGAAGCGTTTGCCATTGCATGCGACGTGCGGGAAGAAGCGAGCGTTGTGAGCGCTGTGGCCCAGGTCGTTGAACGACTGGGAGGCCTCGATCTCCTGGTGAATAACGCGGGCGCTTTTGAGACGGCGGCACTCGAAGAGATCTCTGTCGAGCAGTGGGATGCCATGTTCGAGACCAATACTCGCGGACCGTTCCTGGTTGCGAGATCGGCTCATGCGGCGTTGAAGGCGGCGCAGGGCCGGATCGTCAATATCGGGTCGCTGGGAGGGATTCATCCCTGGGCTACGCATGCGCACTACTGTACCTCGAAGGCGGCGCTGCATATGCTATCGCACACCATGGCCAAGGCGTGGGCGCCGCAGATCAGCGTGAACTGTGTGGCTCCGGGGATGATCGTGACCTCGGAGAAGGTCGATGCGGCCTATGAACACTTCGCGGCGAAGACGCCTATGCAGCGTAATGGGAAGCCCGAGGACGTTGCGGCAGCGGTATTGTTCTTTGCGACCTG encodes:
- the groL gene encoding chaperonin GroEL (60 kDa chaperone family; promotes refolding of misfolded polypeptides especially under stressful conditions; forms two stacked rings of heptamers to form a barrel-shaped 14mer; ends can be capped by GroES; misfolded proteins enter the barrel where they are refolded when GroES binds), which produces MAKQILHGEDSRQAILRGVNTLANAVKVTLGPKGRNVVIEKKFGSPTITKDGVTVAKEIELPEGLENMGAQMVKEVASKTSDVAGDGTTTATVLAQAIYREGVKTVAAGANPMALKRGIDKAVEAIIGKRDEHGVVIGGALSELSKPVSGDMIAQVGTISANSDEQIGTIIAAAMKKVGKDGVITVEESRTMETQLDVVEGMQFDRGYLSPYFVTDAERMEAALENPYILIYEKKISTMKDLLPLLEQIARTAKPLLIIAEDVDGEALATLVVNKLRGTLNVAAVKAPGFGDRRKAMLEDIAVLTGGKAITEDLGIKLEGVKIEDLGTAKRITIDKDNTTIVDGGGEDSKIEGRVKEIRAQVEKTTSDYDREKLQERLAKLVGGVAVIKVGAATETEMKEKKARVEDAMHATRAAVEEGIVPGGGVALVRCAKAVDALIAKLEGDEKVGAQIIRRAIEEPLRMIVHNAGEEGAVVIGKIHESKDPNFGYNAGTGAYEDLVKAGVIDPTKVTRTALQNAASISGLMLTTEAMIAEIPEKKEAAGGGHNHGGGGMDGMY
- a CDS encoding co-chaperone GroES; the encoded protein is MAATSFTPLHDRILVRRLEEGESIRGGIIIPDSAKEKPQQGEVVSVGKGKSNDEGKVFPLDVKAGDTILFGKYSGTEIKLDGEEFLIMREEEVLGILKK
- a CDS encoding carboxypeptidase regulatory-like domain-containing protein, producing MMVGVGLLTVLPAAVQGQDSQHGRKYKPPPPIAHIVVTVEKGFNSKPLINAAVVFRSSKDGKDNGNLEVKTDSEGRATMDLIEVGSHVTVQVIANGFATQAQEFDATMDDKEILIKMQRPRAQVSDYVDNDGKPAQRPAGTQEHVVAPPATNPPATTTPPTESPK
- a CDS encoding SDR family NAD(P)-dependent oxidoreductase is translated as MEGAKPLAGKRALVTGGARRIGRALALALAKAGANVAITYRGSTEEAEQTVSDLRELGVEAFAIACDVREEASVVSAVAQVVERLGGLDLLVNNAGAFETAALEEISVEQWDAMFETNTRGPFLVARSAHAALKAAQGRIVNIGSLGGIHPWATHAHYCTSKAALHMLSHTMAKAWAPQISVNCVAPGMIVTSEKVDAAYEHFAAKTPMQRNGKPEDVAAAVLFFATCPSFITGQLLAVDGGLGL